The proteins below are encoded in one region of Levilactobacillus namurensis:
- a CDS encoding EAL domain-containing protein: protein MEKIYRYFVQPQIDVRTQSIFGYELLLKQWTEAGWRVPASFLQVDLAVMSRLLVATTKILGLKVQYVSVNVNREQLMDTQMVQAILQSQKQLYPAKLTVELTEETSAKTFADTAVIPQLRRFVEHGMQVSLDDVGTGNNDYQSIRDFLPLASEMKFALQNFRVGIQDPQIQEKLRVWHAISREYDQRSILEGIETADGAALSDRFGIPLRQGYYYGKLELLRLAGDPLDFTQLTS, encoded by the coding sequence TTGGAAAAAATTTATCGTTACTTTGTGCAACCACAGATTGATGTCCGAACGCAGTCCATTTTTGGCTATGAATTGCTCTTGAAGCAGTGGACTGAAGCGGGATGGCGTGTGCCGGCTTCCTTTTTGCAAGTTGATTTAGCGGTGATGTCGCGGTTACTGGTGGCAACCACCAAGATTTTAGGCTTGAAGGTCCAATACGTTTCCGTGAACGTCAATCGTGAACAGTTGATGGATACGCAGATGGTTCAGGCCATCCTGCAGAGTCAAAAGCAACTGTATCCGGCTAAGCTGACTGTGGAGCTGACGGAAGAGACGAGCGCCAAGACCTTTGCGGATACTGCGGTGATCCCGCAGTTGCGACGGTTCGTGGAACACGGGATGCAGGTGTCCTTGGATGACGTGGGAACGGGGAATAATGATTACCAGAGCATTCGAGACTTCCTGCCGTTAGCGTCGGAGATGAAGTTTGCGCTCCAGAACTTTCGGGTGGGTATCCAAGATCCCCAGATTCAAGAGAAGCTGCGGGTCTGGCACGCCATCAGCCGCGAGTACGATCAGCGCTCAATCTTGGAAGGCATCGAAACGGCGGACGGGGCCGCGTTGAGTGACCGGTTTGGGATTCCACTGCGACAAGGCTACTATTATGGTAAGCTGGAGTTGTTGCGGTTAGCGGGAGACCCGTTGGATTTTACGCAGTTAACGTCTTAG
- a CDS encoding FAD-dependent oxidoreductase, giving the protein MKIIIVGCTHAGIAAIKQCLKYTPDAEITVYERHADISYLSCGTYLHLGGTVKNLDAVFYADPADFTQQGVHMNLQTDVIKIDAQQHTLLVQDLQTKQFSHDHYDKLIMATGSATKIPVITGIENPKVMLCKTCDQAHHLYAAAQTHHRIGILGGGYTGVELAEGYIRSGHDVTLFQRNDQLLNTYMDPVMAQKVQRLLQAKGVQVVTGADVTRFDETATGLTVTTTQATYEVDMVAVCPGILPQSGLLKGQVRLSKNGAIITNAYMETSDPDILAAGDVTEVRYNPTLHTTYIPLASHAIRQGALAGMNVAQHRLKSIGTQATTGMLLFNQTVACTGLTLAAAQAAGYNARTAFYQGNYRPDFMPTTAPVTIELVYDRTSRRILGAQLMSAHEVAQSANTVSVLIQNNNTIDQMAFVDMLFSPNFDEPFNYLNLVAQLAVDQEDGFASRQA; this is encoded by the coding sequence TTGAAGATTATCATTGTCGGCTGTACCCATGCGGGGATCGCCGCCATTAAACAGTGCTTAAAATATACCCCTGATGCGGAGATCACCGTCTATGAACGCCATGCGGATATTTCCTATCTTTCTTGTGGGACTTATCTGCACTTAGGTGGGACCGTTAAAAACCTCGACGCCGTCTTCTACGCCGATCCAGCCGACTTCACCCAGCAAGGTGTGCACATGAACCTACAAACGGACGTCATCAAAATCGACGCCCAGCAACATACCCTACTGGTTCAAGATCTCCAAACCAAACAATTCAGTCACGACCACTACGACAAGCTGATCATGGCTACGGGGTCCGCCACCAAGATTCCCGTCATCACGGGCATCGAGAACCCCAAAGTCATGCTCTGCAAGACCTGTGACCAAGCGCATCACCTGTACGCCGCCGCTCAGACCCACCACCGAATCGGCATCTTAGGCGGCGGGTACACCGGCGTGGAACTCGCCGAAGGCTACATCCGCTCCGGCCACGACGTCACCCTCTTTCAGCGTAACGACCAACTCCTCAACACCTACATGGACCCCGTCATGGCTCAGAAAGTCCAACGCCTGCTCCAAGCCAAGGGTGTCCAAGTCGTCACCGGCGCCGACGTCACGCGCTTCGATGAGACCGCCACGGGATTGACCGTCACCACGACCCAAGCCACCTACGAAGTGGACATGGTCGCCGTCTGCCCCGGGATTCTCCCCCAGTCAGGCCTCTTGAAGGGCCAAGTCCGGCTCAGCAAGAACGGCGCCATCATCACCAACGCTTATATGGAAACTTCCGACCCCGACATCCTCGCGGCCGGCGACGTTACGGAAGTCCGGTACAACCCGACGCTCCACACCACCTACATTCCGCTAGCCTCCCACGCGATTCGCCAAGGCGCCCTAGCCGGCATGAACGTGGCTCAGCACCGGCTCAAATCCATTGGGACTCAAGCCACGACCGGGATGTTGCTGTTCAACCAAACTGTAGCCTGCACCGGTCTGACCTTAGCGGCGGCTCAGGCCGCGGGCTACAACGCACGTACGGCATTCTACCAAGGCAACTACCGTCCCGACTTCATGCCGACCACGGCCCCCGTGACCATCGAACTGGTCTACGACCGCACCAGCCGGCGAATCTTGGGCGCGCAACTCATGAGTGCCCACGAAGTCGCCCAATCGGCCAACACGGTCTCGGTCCTGATTCAAAACAACAACACCATCGACCAGATGGCCTTCGTGGATATGCTCTTCTCCCCGAACTTCGACGAACCCTTTAACTACCTGAACCTGGTCGCCCAACTCGCGGTCGACCAAGAGGATGGATTCGCCAGTCGACAAGCTTAA
- the tyrS gene encoding tyrosine--tRNA ligase: protein MSIIDELKWRGAVNQQTDEAGLAELVNEKKVGLYAGIDPTGDSMHIGHLIPFMILKRFQLAGHRPYIVIGGATGSIGDPSGKKSERVLQTMDQVRHNQECLTKQMEHLFGQDGSFKIVNNYDWLSKLSLLDFLRDYGKLFNVNTMLNKEIVASRLEVGISYTEFTYQILQSIDFLHLYQHEDVQLQIGGADQWGNITSGIDLIHRQEGADAKVYGLTIPLLLKADGTKFGKSEGGNVWLNPEKTSPYDFYQFWINTDDRDVVKFLKYFTFLDQAEIDRLAEAVATHPEKREAQKRLAEEVTEFVHGKDAVVEAQHITKALFSGDVAELTASEIEQGFKNMPSVTVTSAKQGIVEWLVDTTKIESSRRQAREDVTNGAIRINGEKVTDTDAEIDPSAAFDGKFVIVRRGKKRYFLARVSD from the coding sequence ATGTCAATTATTGATGAACTAAAGTGGCGCGGGGCGGTTAACCAGCAGACGGATGAAGCCGGATTGGCCGAATTGGTCAACGAAAAAAAGGTGGGACTGTATGCCGGCATCGACCCCACGGGGGACTCGATGCACATCGGACATCTGATTCCCTTCATGATCCTCAAGCGGTTCCAGTTGGCGGGACACCGGCCATACATTGTGATCGGTGGGGCCACGGGGTCGATTGGGGACCCTTCTGGTAAGAAGTCCGAACGGGTCCTGCAGACCATGGACCAAGTCCGGCATAACCAGGAATGCCTGACTAAGCAGATGGAACACCTCTTTGGTCAGGATGGTAGCTTTAAGATTGTGAACAACTACGATTGGTTGTCCAAGCTGTCCTTACTGGATTTCTTACGGGACTACGGGAAGTTGTTCAACGTTAACACTATGTTGAACAAGGAAATCGTGGCGTCACGGCTGGAAGTGGGAATTTCCTACACGGAATTCACCTACCAGATTCTGCAATCCATTGATTTCTTGCACCTCTACCAACATGAAGACGTCCAACTCCAGATTGGTGGGGCCGACCAATGGGGCAACATCACGTCCGGTATCGACCTGATTCACCGGCAAGAAGGCGCCGATGCGAAGGTCTATGGGCTGACGATTCCGTTGCTGTTGAAGGCGGATGGGACCAAGTTCGGTAAGTCCGAAGGCGGCAACGTCTGGTTGAATCCGGAAAAGACCTCGCCTTACGACTTCTACCAATTCTGGATTAACACGGATGACCGGGACGTGGTGAAGTTCTTGAAGTACTTCACTTTCTTGGATCAAGCTGAAATCGACCGGTTAGCCGAAGCCGTGGCGACGCACCCTGAAAAGCGGGAAGCGCAGAAACGGTTGGCTGAAGAAGTTACGGAATTCGTTCACGGAAAGGACGCCGTGGTCGAAGCGCAACACATTACCAAGGCGCTGTTCTCCGGGGATGTCGCGGAACTGACGGCTAGCGAAATTGAACAAGGGTTCAAGAACATGCCATCCGTGACGGTTACCTCTGCTAAGCAGGGCATCGTCGAATGGTTAGTGGACACGACTAAGATTGAATCATCCCGGCGGCAAGCTCGGGAAGACGTCACTAACGGGGCCATCCGGATCAACGGTGAAAAGGTCACGGATACTGACGCCGAGATCGACCCATCAGCAGCGTTCGATGGGAAGTTCGTGATCGTTCGGCGGGGGAAGAAGCGGTACTTCTTAGCCCGGGTCAGCGATTAA
- a CDS encoding Nramp family divalent metal transporter, which translates to MTDNVSTKERPGQAAADTGYANGPSLEEINGTVAIPKEKGFFKNLIAFSGPGALVAVGYMDPGNWVTSIGGGAKYGYLLMSVILISSLIAMLLQYMAAKLGIVTQMDLAQATRAHTTKKVGFVLWVMTELAIMATDIAEVIGGAIALQLLFGIPLIIGVALTVFDVLLLLLLTKLGFRKIEAIVVCLITVILVVFAYEVVIAQPNMGQAMANFIPQPQIVHPGQLTMALGIVGATVMPHNLYLHSSIAQTRKFDRNDPAEMRRAVKFTTWDSNIQLVGAFVINCLLLLLGAALFFGKDADQLGTFSQLYNALQDNHLAGAVASPFLSTLFATALLASGQNSTITGTLTGQVIMEGFINLKIPMWVRRLVTRLLSVAPVIICTLIYGGSEQALDRLLVNSQVFLSIALPFSMIPLTIFTSSKKIMGDYANKPWVTVLAWTSSIVLTILNLQIIWGTVADLF; encoded by the coding sequence ATGACAGACAACGTTTCAACGAAAGAACGACCGGGTCAAGCCGCAGCGGATACCGGTTACGCGAACGGCCCGTCATTAGAAGAAATTAACGGGACGGTAGCCATCCCTAAAGAAAAGGGGTTCTTCAAGAACTTGATTGCCTTTTCGGGGCCGGGGGCCTTGGTAGCCGTGGGGTATATGGACCCGGGGAACTGGGTCACGTCGATCGGCGGGGGTGCGAAGTACGGGTACCTGTTGATGTCGGTGATCTTGATTTCCAGTTTGATTGCGATGTTGCTCCAATACATGGCGGCTAAACTGGGCATTGTGACGCAGATGGATCTGGCCCAGGCAACGCGGGCGCATACCACCAAGAAAGTGGGGTTTGTTCTGTGGGTGATGACGGAGCTCGCCATCATGGCCACGGACATTGCTGAGGTGATTGGGGGCGCGATTGCCCTTCAATTACTTTTTGGGATTCCGCTGATTATCGGGGTCGCGCTGACCGTTTTTGACGTTTTACTTCTATTATTGTTGACAAAATTAGGATTTCGGAAGATCGAAGCCATCGTGGTCTGCTTGATTACGGTGATTCTGGTGGTCTTCGCCTACGAAGTGGTGATTGCCCAACCTAACATGGGTCAGGCTATGGCGAACTTTATCCCCCAGCCGCAGATCGTCCATCCGGGGCAACTGACCATGGCCCTGGGAATCGTGGGGGCGACGGTCATGCCCCACAACCTGTACTTACATTCGTCGATTGCTCAGACCCGGAAGTTCGACCGGAACGATCCGGCGGAAATGCGCCGGGCCGTGAAGTTTACGACTTGGGATTCCAATATCCAGTTAGTAGGGGCTTTCGTGATCAACTGCTTGCTGTTACTCTTGGGTGCGGCGCTGTTCTTCGGAAAGGACGCTGACCAATTGGGAACCTTCAGTCAACTGTATAACGCCTTGCAGGATAACCATTTGGCTGGTGCGGTGGCGTCACCGTTTCTCTCGACGCTCTTTGCGACGGCCCTCCTAGCCTCCGGACAGAACTCCACGATTACGGGAACCTTGACGGGACAGGTGATTATGGAAGGGTTCATCAACCTGAAGATTCCAATGTGGGTCCGACGGTTGGTCACGCGGCTACTCTCGGTAGCGCCAGTGATCATCTGTACCCTGATTTACGGGGGAAGTGAACAGGCCCTGGACCGCTTGTTGGTCAATTCCCAGGTGTTCCTGTCGATCGCGTTGCCGTTCTCGATGATTCCGCTGACGATTTTCACGTCGTCGAAGAAGATCATGGGGGATTATGCGAATAAGCCGTGGGTCACGGTACTCGCGTGGACCAGTTCGATTGTCTTAACGATCCTGAACCTGCAGATTATCTGGGGGACGGTCGCCGACTTATTCTAA
- a CDS encoding MarR family transcriptional regulator, with protein sequence MAVQDDLNKVMAIYGFVTQCYNQPLADLSLNLPQCQVIGYVATERLSVAQVAQKLGFSATRTSRGQAQLQVIRQQLPATLHRALTQLAATADTPTSEELSDS encoded by the coding sequence ATGGCAGTACAGGATGATTTGAATAAGGTCATGGCGATTTACGGGTTCGTGACCCAGTGCTACAATCAACCGTTGGCCGACCTGAGCCTGAACCTGCCCCAATGTCAGGTGATCGGATACGTCGCGACGGAGCGGCTATCGGTGGCGCAGGTGGCCCAGAAGTTGGGTTTTTCTGCGACGCGGACGTCGCGGGGCCAGGCCCAGTTACAGGTGATTCGCCAGCAGTTGCCGGCGACCCTGCATCGGGCGTTGACCCAGCTGGCAGCCACTGCGGATACGCCGACCAGCGAGGAATTGTCGGACAGTTAA
- a CDS encoding helix-turn-helix domain-containing protein yields the protein MKIDFAMLTPKATRKIRLLTFINDQGGHFNLADFATDTSESYSQAYHVLLNLRADLLELAPATKLTKDHLETDVTPDAYRHWLYVNSIPYQAILTTLASPEKRAQDVCAQHQISLSTFNRRMRPMREQLAQYQLELTTNPLQLTGNEALIQLLYLTLFTTTMTTLAELPKVPLQYRPLATAIRTTYTGSQLYCDSPGLAQHRELLITISLLRLAQGHRYAPLRLPLAHLTDLRELARNFQLQLGDSPKKVLTQLATLDYLLTSSPYFVRALRPDSLKRLYRGLQQRVGDYQLAPGVVELTDYAEGRNWFANWLFALCQFMMLFRVDPLLRPEITTLYRATKESTAAAAALTTSMARLYPQLITSSDLRLVQGYLSKYTNGLNLTAAKVEILVSYDMVGVTTDVFNRLLGGIVHLQILCDQLAIDPQRRANYLVIYGVDDLAYQFAQEHHLETFHWIKELEYGENLDRLIKTLRHHDLSLFALDFQHSD from the coding sequence GTGAAGATTGATTTTGCGATGTTAACGCCTAAGGCGACGCGCAAGATTCGGTTATTAACATTTATTAATGATCAGGGGGGCCATTTTAACTTGGCCGATTTTGCGACCGATACGTCGGAAAGCTATTCGCAGGCCTACCATGTGCTGTTGAATCTGCGGGCGGACCTGCTAGAACTGGCGCCGGCGACCAAGCTGACCAAGGACCATTTGGAGACGGATGTGACGCCGGATGCGTACCGGCACTGGCTATACGTGAACAGTATTCCGTATCAGGCGATTCTGACCACGTTGGCGTCCCCGGAGAAGCGGGCCCAAGACGTCTGTGCCCAACACCAGATTAGTCTCTCAACGTTCAACCGGCGGATGCGGCCGATGCGTGAGCAGTTGGCCCAGTATCAGCTGGAATTAACCACGAATCCGTTGCAGCTGACGGGGAATGAAGCGCTGATTCAACTACTGTATCTGACCCTGTTTACCACGACGATGACCACGTTGGCGGAGCTGCCAAAGGTGCCGTTGCAGTACCGGCCGTTGGCCACGGCGATTCGGACCACCTACACAGGAAGTCAGCTCTACTGTGATTCGCCGGGGTTAGCGCAGCACCGGGAATTGTTGATCACGATTTCGTTGTTGCGGTTAGCGCAGGGGCACCGGTACGCGCCGTTGCGGTTACCGCTGGCGCACCTCACGGATCTACGGGAGTTGGCCCGTAACTTTCAGCTTCAACTGGGAGACTCGCCCAAGAAGGTGCTGACACAACTGGCGACGCTGGATTACTTGCTGACCAGTTCGCCGTACTTTGTTCGGGCGTTGCGGCCAGATAGCTTGAAACGTCTGTACCGCGGGTTGCAGCAGCGGGTCGGGGACTACCAATTGGCCCCCGGAGTCGTCGAGTTAACGGATTATGCTGAGGGGCGTAACTGGTTTGCCAACTGGTTATTCGCCTTATGTCAGTTTATGATGCTGTTTCGCGTGGACCCGCTATTGCGGCCTGAAATTACGACGCTGTACCGGGCGACCAAGGAATCCACGGCCGCCGCGGCCGCACTGACGACCAGTATGGCACGACTCTATCCACAGTTGATTACCAGTAGTGATTTGCGGTTGGTTCAGGGGTACCTGAGCAAGTACACCAACGGGTTGAACCTGACGGCGGCTAAAGTTGAAATCCTGGTCTCCTACGACATGGTCGGGGTCACCACGGACGTCTTTAACCGGTTGTTGGGGGGCATCGTGCATCTGCAGATTCTGTGTGACCAGCTGGCGATTGACCCGCAGCGCCGGGCGAACTACCTGGTGATTTACGGGGTGGATGACTTAGCGTACCAGTTCGCCCAGGAACACCACCTGGAGACGTTCCATTGGATTAAGGAATTGGAGTACGGTGAGAACCTGGACCGGTTGATCAAGACGCTGCGGCATCACGACTTATCCCTCTTTGCGCTGGATTTTCAACATTCCGACTAA
- a CDS encoding glycosyltransferase: MWLSNLNTFFVIGYPIFVSVIWITGSLFFGLFRRQQRQRRTRLTPQTAPFVSILVPAHNETATLESAVYSLAKLDYPHYEVILIDDASTDATLAMMQRLKKHWAATLALTIVALPVNQGKANALNQGYQVAQGDYLMAIDADSLLAPDAVSQLVTTLAENPRYGAVTGKPVVRNRTSLLGRLQLLEYVAVIDLIKKAQSYLTGNITTVSGVLVAFRREALDAVGGWNPDVLTEDIDITWRLYRHHWRVAYEPQAICWILVPERMRGLIKQRQRWARGGLEVLVTNWRGLFTAPIGQRWLLAESVISNIWATLTAFGMLAYGFQLLFLHSLSLDGNLLVLMFILNGIQFTIGFFASQYTAQLKGPELLLVPIYVLYYWLINLVSCLLAIGSYLVNPQRTGTWRSPDRGL; encoded by the coding sequence ATGTGGCTTAGCAATTTAAATACCTTTTTCGTCATCGGCTACCCAATCTTCGTATCCGTTATCTGGATCACGGGTAGTTTATTTTTCGGCCTTTTTCGGCGTCAACAGCGCCAGCGGCGAACCCGCCTAACACCGCAGACGGCCCCGTTCGTTTCCATCCTGGTCCCGGCACACAACGAGACCGCAACACTGGAGTCGGCCGTCTATTCACTGGCCAAACTGGACTACCCGCACTACGAAGTCATCCTCATCGATGACGCCAGTACGGACGCCACCTTGGCCATGATGCAGCGCCTGAAAAAACACTGGGCAGCAACGTTAGCCCTAACCATCGTCGCGTTGCCCGTCAACCAAGGGAAGGCCAACGCCTTAAATCAGGGGTATCAGGTCGCCCAGGGGGATTACTTAATGGCCATCGACGCCGATTCACTCTTGGCGCCCGATGCCGTCAGTCAACTGGTGACGACGCTCGCCGAAAATCCACGCTACGGGGCAGTTACGGGGAAGCCCGTAGTGCGGAACCGCACTAGTCTACTGGGGCGCTTACAGTTACTGGAATACGTGGCCGTGATCGACCTGATCAAGAAGGCCCAATCCTATCTGACCGGCAACATCACCACGGTCTCCGGGGTTCTAGTGGCGTTTCGCCGCGAAGCCTTAGACGCCGTGGGCGGGTGGAATCCGGACGTCTTAACCGAAGACATCGACATCACCTGGCGCCTGTACCGGCACCACTGGCGCGTGGCCTACGAACCACAAGCCATCTGCTGGATCCTGGTACCCGAGCGGATGCGGGGGCTGATCAAGCAACGGCAACGCTGGGCCCGGGGCGGCTTAGAAGTCCTGGTCACCAACTGGCGCGGGCTGTTCACGGCCCCCATCGGCCAACGGTGGCTGCTCGCGGAGTCCGTTATCAGTAACATCTGGGCCACGCTGACCGCTTTTGGAATGCTGGCCTACGGATTTCAACTTCTGTTCTTGCACAGCCTATCGTTAGATGGTAACCTGTTGGTTCTGATGTTTATCCTAAACGGCATCCAGTTCACCATTGGGTTCTTCGCGTCCCAATATACCGCCCAGCTTAAGGGGCCGGAACTACTGCTCGTTCCAATCTACGTTTTGTATTACTGGCTCATCAACCTGGTGAGTTGCCTGCTGGCCATTGGCTCTTATCTGGTCAACCCGCAGCGAACCGGGACTTGGCGGAGTCCAGATCGGGGGTTATAA
- a CDS encoding polysaccharide deacetylase family protein — MSHRLRRNLLLTAVLAVIVGVGWTVRKQAVQESAMRESYALPKTYQQMRNGIMVLCYHRILGDNVPTKVIRDLSPNSQLHEFNVPADQFAQQMKYLHDHHVKVITSDQMARMVHHHQPIRGKYAVLSFDDIDRTVIDHAVPVMNRYKFPFTAFIITGNTGEYREGTQLATWSQINAARKTTHGRMELGLHTHDMHHLNAHMQPVFMQPHFYGKFQRDFAQSKRDLVRHTGVRANSFAFPYGAGTDQINRFLAQQKLAWVATLDTGLVTDDTDLNETPRVIVNHESWPSIAHWFQSSDS; from the coding sequence ATGAGCCACCGCTTACGTCGGAACTTGTTGTTGACCGCAGTCTTAGCGGTCATCGTCGGGGTCGGCTGGACGGTCCGCAAACAGGCCGTTCAAGAGTCCGCCATGCGCGAGAGTTACGCGCTGCCCAAGACCTACCAGCAGATGCGCAACGGTATCATGGTCCTGTGTTACCACCGGATTCTGGGCGACAACGTCCCGACCAAGGTCATTCGCGACCTATCACCGAACTCTCAGCTGCACGAATTCAACGTCCCAGCTGACCAGTTCGCCCAACAGATGAAATACTTACACGACCACCACGTCAAGGTCATCACTTCAGACCAGATGGCGCGGATGGTCCACCATCACCAGCCTATTCGCGGAAAATACGCCGTTCTGAGCTTTGACGACATCGACCGGACCGTGATCGACCACGCCGTTCCCGTGATGAATCGCTACAAGTTCCCCTTCACCGCCTTCATTATTACGGGGAATACCGGTGAATACCGGGAAGGCACCCAGCTGGCGACCTGGTCACAGATCAACGCCGCCCGGAAGACCACTCACGGTCGGATGGAACTGGGCCTGCACACCCACGACATGCACCACTTGAACGCCCACATGCAACCCGTGTTCATGCAACCCCACTTCTACGGCAAGTTCCAACGGGACTTCGCCCAGTCTAAGCGGGATCTGGTGCGGCACACGGGCGTCCGGGCCAACTCGTTCGCCTTTCCATACGGCGCCGGAACGGACCAGATCAACCGATTCCTGGCCCAACAAAAGCTGGCTTGGGTGGCCACCCTCGATACGGGACTGGTCACCGACGACACCGACCTCAACGAAACACCGCGGGTCATCGTCAACCACGAAAGTTGGCCGTCCATCGCGCACTGGTTCCAGTCGTCCGATTCGTAA
- a CDS encoding cytosine permease: MAQEVKATTAKPTATTFGHVESIPRKNRRMTNWDLFATWIGANANNGTWYIGGGVIAACGLVTASTTLIIVGLVSYLLLALASEMGYRTGLPAMALTRASFGLRGSFIPSIINVVQFIGWAAVNTFIAATSISYIFGELFGWPVYGKAGGNFGLIIGIVIMSVLHLLSISLGERSVRLIERIGIVLVVIFVVWESVVVFRMVSFRDILTWQPPHNLRMSSGVAADTLAAFNLAWVTAASDFSRFTAKKSAATTFSFLGANFGLFWFAFIGLFATIGTAVTLNHFDPNNSDPSTVAAKLGLGVLALLVIVLTSTTANAVNLMSAGSALTNMVHQLSLNVSLWIVTLVAAAVTFIPVYLASFLDVFEAFLDGIGMFLGPEIAVFLVDYFFLKGKQYRLAEFTKVRGAYWYTRGINWVAVASWLLGVVAYWGLKQVTVISTTIGATFIAMIITAVIYGLGMRLTHPAAAPVENKD, encoded by the coding sequence ATGGCACAAGAGGTAAAAGCAACGACAGCGAAACCAACGGCGACAACGTTTGGTCACGTCGAGTCGATTCCGCGCAAGAATCGGCGCATGACGAACTGGGATTTATTTGCGACTTGGATTGGGGCCAACGCCAATAACGGGACCTGGTACATCGGCGGGGGTGTGATTGCGGCTTGCGGGCTGGTCACTGCGTCGACGACCTTGATCATCGTGGGCTTGGTGTCGTACCTCTTATTGGCGTTAGCCAGTGAAATGGGTTACCGGACGGGGTTGCCCGCCATGGCGCTGACCCGGGCATCGTTTGGGTTGCGCGGGAGCTTTATTCCGTCGATCATCAACGTGGTGCAGTTCATCGGCTGGGCGGCCGTGAACACGTTTATCGCCGCAACGTCCATTAGCTACATCTTTGGGGAACTCTTTGGCTGGCCCGTTTACGGGAAAGCGGGCGGTAACTTCGGGTTGATTATCGGAATCGTCATCATGAGTGTCTTGCATTTATTGAGTATTTCACTAGGGGAACGTTCCGTGCGGTTGATCGAACGGATTGGGATCGTCCTGGTGGTCATCTTCGTGGTCTGGGAATCCGTCGTGGTCTTCCGGATGGTCTCGTTCAGGGATATCCTGACTTGGCAGCCGCCCCACAACTTACGGATGTCTTCCGGCGTTGCGGCCGACACCTTAGCCGCCTTCAACCTGGCTTGGGTCACGGCGGCCTCGGACTTCAGTCGCTTCACGGCGAAGAAGTCAGCGGCGACGACCTTCAGTTTCTTGGGCGCGAACTTCGGCCTGTTCTGGTTCGCCTTTATCGGCCTGTTCGCCACGATTGGTACGGCGGTCACGCTGAACCACTTCGACCCGAACAACTCTGACCCTAGTACGGTAGCGGCGAAGTTGGGGCTGGGGGTCTTGGCCCTCTTAGTCATCGTCTTGACCAGTACCACGGCTAATGCGGTCAACCTGATGTCGGCCGGGTCGGCGCTGACGAACATGGTTCACCAGCTGTCGTTAAACGTCAGTCTCTGGATCGTGACCTTAGTTGCGGCGGCGGTCACCTTCATTCCGGTCTACCTGGCCAGCTTCTTGGACGTTTTCGAGGCGTTCTTAGATGGTATTGGGATGTTCCTGGGACCCGAGATTGCGGTCTTCTTGGTCGACTACTTCTTCTTGAAGGGGAAGCAGTACCGGTTGGCCGAGTTCACTAAGGTTCGCGGGGCTTACTGGTACACCCGGGGGATCAACTGGGTCGCCGTGGCCAGCTGGCTCTTGGGGGTCGTGGCGTACTGGGGCCTGAAGCAGGTCACAGTCATCTCGACCACGATTGGCGCGACGTTTATCGCGATGATCATCACGGCGGTCATCTACGGTCTGGGGATGCGCTTGACGCACCCGGCAGCCGCACCGGTAGAAAATAAGGATTAG
- a CDS encoding nucleoside 2-deoxyribosyltransferase, whose amino-acid sequence MAQIYVASPFFSPEQVDRVTRLEQALTANPTVKDFYSPRLHQDAQAEQFTKEWATEIYHRDMTQIAAADVIVTVLDFEAQNIDSGTAYELGVATMRDMPILALQEKAEGVNLMVTESLHYYTKQVADFATYDFNTLPQGDFVGEIL is encoded by the coding sequence ATGGCACAAATCTACGTTGCAAGTCCGTTCTTTAGTCCCGAGCAAGTCGACCGGGTGACCCGGTTGGAACAAGCCCTGACCGCCAACCCGACGGTCAAGGACTTCTACTCTCCGCGGTTACATCAGGACGCCCAGGCTGAACAGTTCACCAAGGAATGGGCGACGGAGATCTACCACCGGGACATGACGCAAATCGCTGCGGCTGACGTTATCGTGACGGTCTTGGACTTCGAAGCGCAGAACATTGATTCCGGGACCGCTTACGAATTAGGGGTCGCCACGATGCGCGACATGCCGATCCTGGCTTTGCAGGAAAAGGCGGAGGGCGTCAACTTGATGGTGACCGAAAGCCTCCACTACTACACCAAGCAGGTCGCGGATTTCGCGACGTATGATTTTAACACCTTGCCACAAGGCGATTTTGTTGGGGAAATCTTGTAA